One genomic region from Ovis canadensis isolate MfBH-ARS-UI-01 breed Bighorn chromosome 24, ARS-UI_OviCan_v2, whole genome shotgun sequence encodes:
- the LOC138429185 gene encoding liprin-alpha-1-like, translating to MPQSLQLDRLHTGSLRTANQEDIRDAHNSTGSEDSPENNPSNTTSRQDSLQKVPKKKGITSSIHRWFHRKEKGRPEHPGKEALAPGRIFTPGTTWKAPVDADN from the exons ATGCCGCAGTCCCTGCAGCTGGACCGCCTGCACACGGGGTCGCTGCGCACAGCCAACCAAGAGGACATCAGGGACGCCCACAA CTCGACAGGCTCTGAGGACAGCCCCGAGAACAACCCCAGCAATACCACCAGCAGGCAGGACTCACTGCAGAAAGTCCCAAAGAAGAAGGGCATCACGTCCTCCATCCACCGCTGGTTTCATAGGAAGGAAAAGGGCCGGCCTGAACACCCCGGCAAGGAGGCGTTAGCACCAG gcaggatctttacccctggcaccacctggaaagccccagtggaCGCTGACAACTAG